A window of the Gossypium hirsutum isolate 1008001.06 chromosome A03, Gossypium_hirsutum_v2.1, whole genome shotgun sequence genome harbors these coding sequences:
- the LOC107887866 gene encoding uncharacterized protein → MVLKSTEDEEVTMIGEQRDYLTHVISMLKAEKLVHKGCKTFLAYVSISDSKCPFVEDVRTVKEFSSVFLKELLRLPPNCEVEFGIELIPGTVPLYAKFNKCEFWLREVTFLGHVVSGEGSRVDPRKIKAVVDWKPPKTVSEIRSILGLAGYYIHFVEGLSLITAPLTKLLHKGVQFNWTDKQQESFEKLKGVLTKAPVLIQPESEKEFTQVKAEHQLPSGLLQPVKIPLWKWERIHISVLEEVARGIGYKTGFQHYVPPSDRWAVKEGDSDTRRHVKKLYNRFQRQLGGLFTAGRVYYRSDPSHIVSAEEIEVRPDLTIEEESVQILDCDVKVLRMKSIPLVKVLWRMSSNEANAESEEAGSNAPASIQRATSRSRRPESEGQGEEAK, encoded by the exons ATGGTGTTGAAGTCTACTGAGGATGAGGAGGTGACTATGATAGGGGAGCAAAGGGATTATCTGACTCATGTGATCTCTATGTTAAAGGCTGAGAAGCTGGTTCACAAGGGTTGCAAGACGTTCCTAGCTTATGTTAGTATTTCTGATTCTAAATGTCCTTTTGTGGAAGATGTCAGAACTGTTAAGGAGTTTTCGAGTGTATTTCTCAAAGAACTTCTTAGGTTGCCACCAAACTGTGAGGTCGAATTCGGCATTGAGCTCATACCTGGAACAGTTCCG CTTTATGCAAAGTTcaacaagtgtgagttctggctgcgagaagtgacatttctgggtcatgtagTGTCAGGAGAGGGAAGTAGggtggatcctcgaaaaattaAAGCTGTAgtggattggaaaccaccaaagacgGTATCTGAGATTCGAAGCATTCTGGGTCTGGCTGGGTATTACATACATTTTGTTGAAGGGCTTTCACTGATTACTGCACCTCTGACCAAGCTACTGCATAAAGGGGTACAATTCAATTGGACTGATAAacagcaagagagttttgagaaactgaagggTGTTCTGACTAAGGCCCCTGTTTTGATACAACCGGAGTCTGAGAAGGAATTTACT caagttaaggctgagcatcaactaccttctgGGTTACTGCAGCCAGTTAAaattccactctggaagtgggagagg attcacatctcggttctaGAAGAAGTTGCACGAGGGATTGGGTACAAAACTGGATTTCAGCACTACGTTCCACCCTCAGACAGATGGGCAGTcaaagagggtgattcagatactagaagaCATGTTAAGAAGTTGTATAATCGATTTCAGAGGCAGCTGGGAGGACTATTTACTGCTGGCAGAGTTTAT TACCGTTCTGATCCCTCACACATAGTGTCAGCTGAGGAAATTGAGGTTAGGCCTGATTTGACTATCGAGGAAGAATCGGTGCAGATATTGGATTGTGATGTTAAAGTATTGAGAATGAAATCTATTCCACtggtcaaagtgctttggc gaATGTCATCCAACGAAGCTAATgctgaatccgaggaagctggGAGCAATGCTCCAGCTTCAATTCAAAGAGCTACATCTAGAAGTAGAAGGCCTGAATCTGAGGGCCAAGGTGAGGAGGCAAAataa